A portion of the Streptomyces platensis genome contains these proteins:
- a CDS encoding class I SAM-dependent methyltransferase codes for MLAQASPWHAHALQRTAAGLAEPLAIPARMEWTTRPGQGPGAEILGPDLHGKRLLELGCGPGHNAAHLTIRNGAHVTGVDLVGLQVRRARSHYGRLNNLAFVAGHALHYLHASDEQFDAIYSVFGAVGLIAPELLLPAIAQRLKPGRVLAFSVPHPQRGGRSPAADDRPRRDHVTLPDRTRLPIARWEFATDYWDKHLSRAGFWLTASQEFHDPRMGHWPTTLLIRARRL; via the coding sequence GTGCTCGCCCAGGCATCCCCGTGGCACGCCCACGCCCTTCAGCGCACCGCCGCCGGACTCGCCGAACCCCTCGCCATACCCGCCCGGATGGAGTGGACCACGAGACCCGGGCAAGGGCCCGGCGCCGAGATCCTCGGCCCCGACCTGCACGGCAAGCGACTCCTCGAACTCGGCTGCGGCCCCGGTCACAACGCTGCCCACCTCACCATCCGCAACGGCGCACACGTCACCGGCGTCGACTTGGTCGGCCTCCAGGTCCGCCGCGCCCGCTCCCACTACGGACGGCTGAACAACCTCGCCTTCGTCGCCGGCCATGCCCTGCACTACCTGCACGCCTCGGACGAGCAGTTCGACGCGATCTACTCCGTCTTCGGCGCCGTCGGGCTAATCGCCCCCGAACTCCTTCTCCCGGCCATCGCCCAGCGCCTCAAGCCCGGCCGGGTGCTCGCCTTCTCCGTCCCCCACCCACAACGCGGCGGCCGAAGCCCCGCCGCCGACGACAGGCCCCGCCGCGACCACGTCACCCTCCCTGACCGAACCCGGCTCCCCATCGCCCGCTGGGAGTTCGCCACCGACTACTGGGATAAGCACCTCAGCCGGGCGGGCTTCTGGCTCACCGCGTCCCAGGAGTTCCACGACCCCCGCATGGGCCACTGGCCCACCACCTTGCTGATCCGCGCTCGCAGGCTCTGA
- a CDS encoding HAD domain-containing protein translates to MRPPYLLLDIDGVLIPFPDADGSIPTTHSRHDVVPTGRNADNLVTVWLDPAHGPMLMDVIRTGLVTPVWCTSWRQDATTLIGPLLDLPPLPHVDLPHPQITTSHPNGYLWKRDHVDAWLDDAPAVWIDDDFTALDHSWAAERTARGAATRLIQPDPRTGLQAEHLIEARTWVGRLLTARTTAPAAPNETEAA, encoded by the coding sequence ATGCGCCCGCCCTACCTGCTCCTCGACATCGACGGCGTCCTCATCCCCTTCCCCGACGCAGACGGCTCGATCCCGACCACCCACTCCCGCCACGACGTCGTTCCTACTGGCCGCAACGCCGACAACCTGGTCACCGTCTGGCTCGACCCCGCCCATGGCCCCATGCTCATGGACGTGATCCGTACGGGGCTCGTCACCCCGGTCTGGTGCACGAGCTGGCGGCAGGACGCCACCACCCTGATCGGACCGCTTCTCGACCTCCCGCCTCTGCCGCACGTCGACCTGCCGCATCCGCAGATCACCACCAGCCACCCCAACGGCTACCTGTGGAAACGCGACCATGTCGACGCCTGGCTAGACGATGCCCCCGCGGTCTGGATCGACGACGACTTCACCGCCCTCGACCACTCCTGGGCCGCAGAGCGCACCGCCCGCGGCGCGGCGACCCGCCTGATCCAACCTGACCCCCGTACCGGGCTCCAAGCAGAGCACCTGATCGAGGCCCGGACGTGGGTAGGGCGGCTGCTCACTGCGCGGACTACTGCACCCGCTGCTCCGAACGAAACCGAAGCAGCCTGA
- the xseA gene encoding exodeoxyribonuclease VII large subunit, with protein MAVSTSPETPIPVGEVSRLIGGWIERLGAVWVEGQITQLSRRPGAGVVFLTLRDPSYDISVSVTCYRQVFDKVAEVVSEGARVVVHAKPEWYAPRGQLSLRAAEIKPVGVGELLARLEQLKKSLAAEGLFAADRKKPLPFLPQLIGLVCGRASAAERDVLENARHRWPAVRFAVRNVPVQGVHAVPQVVAAVQELDALPEVDVIIVARGGGSVEDLLPFSDEQLVRAVGAAVTPVVSAIGHEPDSPLLDLVADLRASTPTDAAKKVVPDVGEELARVQQLRERARRAVDGFVQREERGLAAALHRPCIQRPQRMVEDREEQVTAMLERGRRTLGHLLDRADSELTHTLARVVALSPKATLERGYAVLQRPDGTAVRSPQEVEPDDALRARVAEGEFRVRVDGAPGAATAAE; from the coding sequence ATGGCTGTTTCTACGTCCCCGGAAACGCCGATCCCGGTCGGCGAGGTGTCCCGGCTCATCGGCGGCTGGATCGAGCGGCTCGGCGCGGTGTGGGTCGAGGGGCAGATCACCCAGCTCTCGCGGCGGCCCGGCGCGGGGGTGGTGTTTCTGACGCTGCGTGACCCGTCGTACGACATCTCGGTGAGCGTGACGTGCTACCGCCAGGTCTTCGACAAGGTCGCCGAGGTGGTCAGCGAGGGCGCCCGGGTGGTGGTGCACGCGAAACCGGAGTGGTACGCCCCGCGCGGTCAGCTGTCGCTGCGGGCCGCCGAGATCAAGCCGGTCGGCGTCGGTGAACTCCTCGCCCGGCTGGAGCAGTTGAAGAAGTCGCTGGCGGCGGAGGGCCTGTTCGCGGCCGACCGCAAGAAGCCGCTGCCGTTCCTGCCGCAGCTGATCGGCCTGGTCTGCGGCCGGGCCAGCGCCGCGGAGCGGGACGTATTGGAGAACGCCCGGCATCGCTGGCCGGCCGTCCGCTTCGCGGTGCGCAATGTGCCGGTGCAGGGGGTGCATGCGGTCCCGCAGGTGGTCGCGGCGGTCCAGGAGCTCGATGCGCTGCCCGAGGTGGACGTGATCATCGTGGCCCGGGGCGGCGGCAGTGTGGAGGATCTGCTGCCGTTCTCCGATGAACAGCTCGTACGGGCCGTGGGCGCGGCCGTGACCCCTGTCGTCTCGGCGATCGGCCATGAGCCGGACAGCCCGCTGCTGGATCTGGTCGCCGACCTGCGCGCCTCGACGCCGACGGACGCCGCGAAGAAGGTGGTGCCCGACGTCGGCGAGGAGCTGGCCCGGGTCCAGCAGCTGCGGGAGCGGGCGCGGCGGGCGGTCGACGGCTTTGTGCAGCGGGAGGAGCGGGGGCTGGCGGCGGCGCTGCACCGGCCGTGCATACAGCGCCCGCAGCGGATGGTCGAGGACCGCGAGGAGCAGGTCACGGCCATGCTGGAGCGCGGCCGGCGGACCCTGGGGCATCTGCTGGACCGCGCCGACTCGGAGCTGACGCACACCCTGGCGCGGGTGGTCGCGCTCTCCCCGAAGGCGACGCTGGAGCGCGGCTACGCGGTCCTCCAGAGGCCGGACGGGACGGCGGTGCGCTCGCCGCAGGAGGTCGAGCCGGACGACGCCTTGCGGGCCCGGGTGGCCGAGGGCGAGTTCCGGGTGCGGGTGGACGGCGCCCCGGGCGCTGCCACGGCCGCCGAATAG
- a CDS encoding DUF6542 domain-containing protein gives MEQHEARTPQHIPPRSGRPPAGQDARLPRPAEAVTPDPDDAFLSAMRASGFASVPVSATAAVHAPPRGPAPAGALRAPARPAASAAPGHSATPPAGPESSAVYRAGSRPPAAAPADGPRRRMPAAKLTGLGCWLLATLALLAFALVDRLLFGGAPTAYGVCYLLVGIGAALWIRPYDLICAPVTLPIAFALGALPIQHGGDGFEGLLMGLFTVLALNAGWLYAGTLVCALLAILRRALLIARRRASRPVSRPQSGPRGQRNRPPSRAADRPRPRPGNRPRQVARQPERRAQPSRPPQSPHCSEAEPARSRP, from the coding sequence GTGGAGCAACACGAAGCGCGCACGCCCCAGCACATCCCGCCGCGGTCCGGACGGCCGCCCGCGGGCCAGGACGCCCGGCTCCCGCGCCCCGCGGAGGCCGTGACCCCCGATCCCGACGACGCCTTTCTCTCCGCGATGCGGGCCTCCGGGTTCGCGTCCGTACCGGTCTCCGCGACGGCCGCCGTGCACGCCCCGCCGCGCGGCCCCGCGCCCGCCGGGGCCCTCCGGGCGCCCGCCCGTCCGGCGGCCTCCGCGGCCCCCGGGCACTCCGCGACCCCGCCGGCGGGCCCGGAATCCTCCGCCGTCTACCGTGCCGGGTCCCGGCCCCCGGCCGCCGCCCCGGCGGACGGCCCGCGGCGCCGGATGCCGGCCGCCAAGCTGACCGGTCTCGGCTGCTGGCTGCTGGCGACGCTGGCGCTGCTGGCGTTCGCCCTCGTGGACCGGCTGCTGTTCGGCGGCGCACCGACCGCGTACGGCGTCTGCTACCTGCTGGTGGGCATCGGTGCGGCGCTGTGGATCAGGCCGTACGACCTGATCTGTGCGCCGGTCACCCTGCCGATCGCCTTCGCGCTCGGTGCGCTGCCGATCCAGCACGGCGGGGACGGGTTCGAGGGGCTGCTGATGGGCCTCTTCACCGTCCTCGCGCTGAACGCGGGCTGGCTCTACGCGGGCACGCTGGTCTGCGCGCTGCTCGCGATCCTCCGGCGGGCGCTGCTCATCGCCCGGCGTCGGGCCAGCCGACCGGTGAGTCGACCGCAGAGCGGACCGCGCGGGCAGCGGAACCGGCCGCCGTCGCGGGCTGCCGACCGGCCCCGGCCGCGGCCCGGGAACCGGCCGCGGCAGGTGGCTCGCCAGCCCGAGCGGCGTGCGCAGCCATCGCGGCCCCCACAATCCCCGCATTGTTCTGAAGCTGAGCCGGCACGATCTCGGCCCTGA
- a CDS encoding helix-turn-helix transcriptional regulator: MAGDRPDGSEVPLLYSEGNVAARVALEREVRGWSTTELAERVTRAGVKLNQTAVWRIENGTPRRRINLDEALAFTRVFELPLEELMSPPLEGLDIDSRRLVQEAVEAFYEARDARDRLHHAVVAIADHIKARPDSSRAIHEQCLRLMGDERDARTLTSDIEDGGYY; the protein is encoded by the coding sequence ATGGCAGGCGACAGGCCCGACGGCAGCGAGGTGCCGCTTCTCTACAGCGAAGGGAACGTGGCCGCGCGCGTGGCCCTAGAGCGCGAGGTCAGAGGGTGGAGCACGACCGAGCTGGCCGAGCGGGTGACCAGGGCTGGCGTCAAGCTGAACCAGACAGCGGTCTGGCGCATCGAGAACGGCACGCCTCGCCGGCGCATCAACCTCGACGAGGCCCTCGCCTTTACGCGGGTCTTCGAACTCCCCCTCGAAGAACTCATGTCACCGCCCCTGGAGGGCCTCGACATCGACAGTCGACGGCTCGTCCAAGAAGCCGTCGAGGCGTTCTACGAGGCCCGAGACGCGCGCGACCGTCTACACCACGCAGTGGTCGCCATCGCAGACCACATCAAAGCTCGCCCCGACAGCTCGCGGGCGATCCACGAGCAGTGTCTCCGCCTCATGGGCGACGAGCGGGACGCTCGCACCCTCACCAGTGACATCGAGGACGGCGGCTACTACTGA
- a CDS encoding helix-turn-helix domain-containing protein, with product MRYLTTAEVAERYRTAESTVRYWRHIKKGPRGVKVGKRVLYPEVELLRYERMLIDGQNEWGLAA from the coding sequence ATGCGATATCTGACCACCGCCGAGGTCGCCGAGCGCTACCGCACAGCCGAGAGCACTGTCCGCTACTGGCGCCACATCAAGAAGGGGCCGCGCGGCGTCAAGGTCGGCAAGCGGGTGCTGTACCCCGAGGTCGAGCTGCTGCGCTACGAGCGCATGCTGATCGACGGCCAGAACGAGTGGGGTCTGGCTGCGTGA
- a CDS encoding exodeoxyribonuclease VII small subunit: protein MAKAKTDDAADAEQGAAAGVAQVPPVDSTLGYEQARDELIEVVRSLEAGGTTLEESLALWERGEALAKVCRRWLDGARARLDAALAEDEGGAERA from the coding sequence ATGGCGAAGGCGAAGACGGACGACGCGGCGGACGCGGAGCAGGGTGCGGCGGCCGGGGTGGCGCAGGTGCCCCCGGTGGACTCCACACTCGGCTATGAGCAGGCGCGGGACGAGCTGATCGAGGTCGTCCGCAGCCTGGAGGCGGGCGGCACGACGCTGGAGGAGTCGCTCGCGCTGTGGGAGCGCGGCGAGGCGCTGGCGAAGGTCTGCCGCCGCTGGCTGGACGGCGCCCGGGCGCGGCTGGACGCGGCGCTGGCGGAGGACGAGGGCGGAGCCGAGCGCGCCTAG
- a CDS encoding tyrosine-type recombinase/integrase produces MANIQKRPNGKWRARYRDLDGKEHARHFDRKIDAQRWLDEVTASVVTGQYVDPRSAKKPFKEYAEEWRAIQPHRPSTAKAVAQHLRCYVYPTWEKRALGAIKPGDVQSWVTSLTATHGLAASTSRTVFNTVNAVFRAAVRDRMIPHNPCAEAKLPSVPRKKVVPLAVEQVRSLSEEIPARYKGLVLLGAATGLRPGELFGLQLRHVDLLHATVSVEQQIQQAAKHGVYVGPPKTARSHRTVPLPRMAVDAMKAHLRDFPADGPESWIFTAPQGGPVVYTHFMDGSWRPACAKAGIPKGTGPHALRHHYASLLIKHGESVKTVSERLGHTNAAMTLNIYTHLWPDSEERTRAAVDKAYADQSAHAQPQVDEAA; encoded by the coding sequence TTGGCCAACATCCAGAAGCGCCCCAACGGCAAATGGCGGGCCCGCTACCGCGACCTCGACGGCAAGGAGCACGCGCGCCATTTCGATCGCAAGATCGACGCTCAGCGGTGGCTCGACGAGGTCACGGCCAGCGTGGTCACGGGGCAGTACGTCGACCCGCGGTCGGCGAAGAAGCCCTTCAAGGAGTACGCGGAGGAATGGCGGGCCATCCAGCCGCACCGGCCTTCTACAGCCAAGGCGGTGGCCCAGCACCTGCGCTGCTATGTCTACCCGACCTGGGAGAAGCGGGCGCTCGGCGCCATCAAGCCCGGCGACGTACAGAGCTGGGTCACCAGCCTGACCGCCACGCACGGGCTGGCCGCCAGCACCTCACGCACGGTCTTCAACACGGTCAACGCCGTCTTCCGGGCGGCCGTCCGTGACCGGATGATCCCTCACAACCCGTGCGCCGAGGCGAAGCTGCCGTCGGTACCACGGAAGAAGGTCGTGCCGCTGGCCGTCGAGCAGGTGCGGTCGCTGTCCGAGGAGATACCCGCCCGATACAAGGGCCTCGTGCTGCTCGGCGCGGCCACCGGGCTCCGCCCCGGCGAGCTCTTCGGCCTCCAACTCCGGCACGTGGACCTGCTGCACGCGACCGTCTCGGTCGAGCAGCAGATCCAGCAGGCCGCCAAGCATGGGGTGTACGTCGGACCGCCGAAGACCGCGCGCTCACACCGCACGGTTCCGCTCCCCCGCATGGCAGTGGATGCGATGAAGGCCCACCTGCGGGACTTCCCCGCCGATGGGCCCGAGAGCTGGATCTTCACGGCGCCGCAAGGCGGGCCTGTGGTCTACACGCACTTCATGGACGGGTCCTGGCGGCCCGCCTGCGCGAAGGCCGGCATACCGAAGGGCACCGGACCCCACGCCCTCCGGCACCACTACGCCAGCCTGCTGATCAAGCACGGCGAGTCCGTGAAGACGGTCTCCGAGCGTCTCGGCCACACCAACGCGGCCATGACGCTGAACATCTACACCCACCTGTGGCCCGACTCCGAGGAGCGGACCCGGGCCGCCGTCGACAAGGCGTACGCGGACCAGTCCGCCCATGCCCAGCCACAGGTCGACGAAGCGGCGTAA
- a CDS encoding DUF3631 domain-containing protein, with protein MLRAGGEGNGPHASAGTVVPDGGSGTGDRAGTSDETTDDGAALLDDLHAAIGRYVVLPSDEALTAVTLWVAASHIQPALQHAPRLAVMGPTKGCGKSRVLDVLHETVHQPMMTVNTSPAVVFRVIGKNPPTLLVDEADTIFGPKAGDKEDLRGLLNAGHQRNRPAWRISGPEHKPTAFPTFAMAALAGIGNLPDTITDRAVVIRMQKRKPGERITPFRSRYSLPELHALSDRLAAWLAPLRSTAAGLVPKMPVEDRAADTWEPLVIVADLAGGHWPSRARAACLAMTRNEVVQDEQTTLKTRLLRDVRRVFEQEGNKEALRSQDLLAALVQDAEGPWAEYGTKGLNAYHLANLLRDFGISPANHRFENGRQAKAYARNQFFDAWARYCPAPAQPAPTADEAALARPTHGKPPVPPSGTLPIGPPSGPAGPRPTR; from the coding sequence GTGCTTCGAGCCGGTGGCGAGGGCAACGGTCCCCACGCATCTGCGGGGACCGTTGTCCCCGACGGCGGATCGGGGACCGGGGACCGCGCTGGCACGAGCGATGAGACGACCGACGACGGAGCCGCGCTGCTGGATGACCTACATGCGGCTATTGGTCGGTACGTGGTGCTGCCGAGTGACGAGGCCCTGACGGCGGTCACGCTGTGGGTGGCGGCCTCCCACATCCAGCCGGCCCTCCAGCACGCGCCTCGTCTGGCGGTGATGGGGCCGACCAAGGGGTGCGGCAAGTCCCGTGTTCTGGACGTGCTCCACGAGACCGTGCATCAGCCGATGATGACGGTGAACACGTCGCCCGCGGTGGTCTTCCGTGTCATCGGCAAGAACCCACCGACGCTGCTGGTGGACGAGGCCGACACCATCTTCGGCCCCAAGGCCGGCGACAAGGAGGACCTGCGCGGTCTGCTGAACGCCGGGCACCAGCGCAACCGACCCGCCTGGCGGATCTCTGGGCCAGAGCACAAGCCGACGGCCTTTCCCACCTTCGCCATGGCCGCGCTCGCCGGGATCGGCAACCTACCGGACACGATCACGGACCGGGCGGTCGTCATCCGCATGCAGAAACGCAAGCCGGGCGAGCGGATCACCCCGTTCCGCTCGCGGTACTCGCTGCCCGAACTGCACGCTCTGAGCGACCGGCTGGCCGCCTGGCTGGCCCCGCTGCGGAGCACCGCCGCGGGCTTGGTTCCGAAGATGCCGGTCGAGGATCGCGCCGCCGACACCTGGGAGCCGCTGGTGATCGTTGCCGACCTGGCCGGCGGTCACTGGCCCTCGCGGGCCCGTGCCGCCTGCCTGGCGATGACGCGCAACGAGGTGGTCCAGGACGAGCAGACGACGCTGAAGACGCGGCTGCTGCGCGACGTCCGCCGCGTGTTCGAGCAAGAGGGCAACAAGGAGGCTCTGCGCAGCCAGGACCTGCTCGCCGCCCTCGTCCAGGACGCCGAGGGGCCGTGGGCCGAGTACGGGACCAAGGGTCTGAACGCCTACCACCTGGCCAACCTGCTGCGCGACTTCGGCATCAGCCCGGCCAACCACCGTTTCGAGAACGGCAGGCAGGCCAAGGCGTACGCCCGTAACCAGTTCTTCGACGCCTGGGCTCGCTACTGCCCTGCCCCTGCCCAGCCGGCCCCCACAGCCGACGAGGCCGCGCTCGCACGGCCAACCCACGGCAAGCCGCCTGTCCCTCCGTCCGGGACGCTGCCCATCGGCCCGCCCAGTGGGCCTGCCGGCCCCAGGCCCACTCGCTGA
- a CDS encoding APC family permease, with amino-acid sequence MPGTSGSGAGGAADGAAGGGADAGAPGGLRRTLTFRDLLVYGLLFIAPMAPVGIFGTLQARSHGAVTVVYLVATVAMACTASSYAQMVRVAPRAGSVYAYARAGLGEGAGFVAGWMAMLDYLLIPAVAYLFSGIALHALVPAVHPWVWTALAVVVTTLLNLAGVRTAARVGFAVLAMEIVVLAVFVVSAVVVLIVHGAQRGWAAPLTGEGGFSAGAVLSAVSVAVLSYLGFDAIASFAEEAGGGADRVARALLTCLVVAGVLFAVQTYLAALLMPMSAADLAARPAEQGTAFYTTVDSAVGGWLHALVAVSKAVGAAFAALAGQAAAGRLLFAMARDRRLPGAMSKVDAASGAPRRALLGAALVTLVAAVGAARRDDGLDQLSSIVNVGALTAFGLLHASVLGWFWIRGRRGDRGRGRSRAPGAGAPSVLWHAVVPLLGLAVVIAVVVEASATAQLVGGVWLVAGLVVLAVQYGGRARAGGARG; translated from the coding sequence ATGCCGGGCACGAGCGGCAGCGGAGCGGGCGGCGCGGCGGACGGCGCCGCCGGTGGGGGCGCGGACGCCGGGGCTCCCGGTGGGCTGCGGCGGACGCTGACCTTCCGGGATCTGCTCGTCTACGGCCTGCTGTTCATCGCCCCGATGGCGCCGGTCGGGATTTTCGGCACGCTCCAGGCCAGGTCGCACGGTGCGGTGACGGTCGTCTACCTGGTCGCGACCGTCGCGATGGCGTGCACCGCCTCCTCGTACGCCCAGATGGTGCGGGTGGCCCCGCGGGCCGGGTCGGTCTACGCGTACGCCCGGGCGGGGCTGGGCGAGGGTGCGGGGTTCGTCGCCGGATGGATGGCGATGCTGGACTATCTGCTGATTCCGGCGGTGGCGTATCTGTTCTCCGGGATCGCGCTGCACGCACTGGTGCCGGCCGTGCACCCGTGGGTGTGGACGGCGCTGGCGGTGGTGGTGACGACGCTGCTGAATCTGGCGGGTGTACGGACCGCGGCCCGGGTCGGGTTCGCGGTGCTGGCGATGGAGATCGTGGTGCTCGCGGTGTTCGTGGTGTCGGCGGTCGTGGTGCTGATCGTGCACGGGGCGCAGCGTGGGTGGGCCGCGCCGCTGACCGGGGAGGGCGGCTTCTCGGCGGGGGCGGTGCTGTCGGCGGTGTCGGTGGCGGTGCTGTCCTATCTGGGCTTCGATGCGATCGCCTCGTTCGCGGAGGAGGCCGGGGGCGGGGCGGACCGGGTGGCGCGGGCGCTGCTCACCTGCCTGGTGGTGGCGGGGGTGCTGTTCGCGGTGCAGACGTATCTGGCGGCGCTGCTGATGCCGATGAGCGCCGCGGATCTCGCGGCCCGGCCTGCCGAGCAGGGCACGGCGTTCTACACGACGGTCGACTCGGCGGTGGGCGGGTGGCTGCACGCTCTGGTGGCGGTGAGCAAGGCGGTCGGCGCGGCGTTCGCGGCGCTGGCGGGGCAGGCCGCGGCCGGACGCCTGCTGTTCGCGATGGCCCGGGACCGGCGGCTGCCGGGGGCGATGTCGAAGGTGGACGCGGCCAGCGGGGCGCCGCGCCGGGCGCTGCTGGGGGCGGCCCTGGTGACGCTGGTGGCGGCGGTGGGCGCGGCCCGCCGGGACGACGGGCTCGACCAGCTGTCGTCGATCGTGAACGTGGGCGCGTTGACGGCGTTCGGACTGCTGCACGCCTCGGTGCTCGGCTGGTTCTGGATCCGGGGGCGGCGGGGGGATCGCGGGAGGGGGCGGAGCCGGGCGCCCGGAGCCGGGGCGCCGAGTGTGCTGTGGCATGCGGTGGTGCCGTTGCTGGGGCTGGCGGTGGTGATCGCGGTGGTCGTCGAGGCGTCCGCCACGGCGCAGCTCGTGGGCGGGGTCTGGCTGGTGGCGGGGCTCGTGGTGCTGGCGGTGCAGTACGGGGGGCGGGCGCGGGCGGGTGGGGCGCGGGGGTGA
- the ychF gene encoding redox-regulated ATPase YchF — protein sequence MSLTIGIVGLPNVGKSTMFNALTKNDVLAANYPFATIEPNVGVVGVPDPRLAKLAEIFASQKILPATVDFVDIAGIVRGASEGEGLGNKFLANIRESDAICQVIRAFKDENVVHVDGKVSPKDDIETINTELILADLQTIEKVLPRLQKESRIKKDVAPKVAAVEAAKEILEKGDTLFSQGIVQGSGKEELLHDLHLLTTKPFLYVFNVDEDELTDEDFKNEQRALVAPAEAIFLNAKLEADLAELDEDEALELLQSVGQEEPGLATLAHVGFNTLGLQTYLTAGPKETRAWTIKKGASAPEAAGVIHTDFQKGFIKAEVISFADLVETGSVAEARAAGKARMEGKDYVMQDGDVVEFRFNV from the coding sequence GTGTCGCTCACGATCGGAATCGTCGGTCTGCCGAATGTCGGCAAGTCGACCATGTTCAATGCCCTGACCAAGAACGACGTGCTGGCGGCCAACTACCCGTTCGCCACCATCGAGCCGAACGTCGGCGTCGTCGGCGTCCCCGACCCGCGCCTGGCCAAGCTCGCCGAGATCTTCGCCTCCCAGAAGATCCTCCCGGCCACCGTCGACTTCGTCGACATCGCGGGCATCGTCCGCGGCGCCTCCGAGGGCGAGGGCCTGGGCAACAAGTTCCTCGCGAACATCCGCGAGTCCGATGCGATCTGCCAGGTCATCCGCGCCTTCAAGGACGAGAACGTCGTCCACGTCGACGGCAAGGTCTCGCCCAAGGACGACATCGAGACCATCAACACCGAGCTGATCCTCGCCGACCTCCAGACCATCGAGAAGGTGCTGCCGCGCCTTCAGAAGGAGTCGCGGATCAAGAAGGACGTGGCCCCGAAGGTCGCGGCGGTCGAGGCGGCCAAGGAGATCCTGGAGAAGGGCGACACCCTCTTCTCCCAGGGCATCGTCCAGGGCTCGGGCAAGGAGGAGCTCCTCCACGACCTCCACCTCCTCACCACCAAGCCCTTCCTCTACGTCTTCAACGTCGACGAGGACGAGCTGACCGACGAGGACTTCAAGAACGAGCAGCGCGCCCTGGTCGCCCCCGCCGAGGCGATCTTCCTGAACGCCAAGCTGGAGGCCGACCTCGCCGAGCTGGACGAGGACGAGGCCCTCGAACTCCTCCAGTCCGTCGGCCAGGAAGAGCCCGGCCTCGCCACCCTCGCCCACGTCGGCTTCAACACCCTCGGCCTCCAGACCTACCTGACGGCCGGCCCCAAGGAAACCCGCGCCTGGACCATCAAGAAGGGCGCCTCGGCCCCCGAGGCGGCGGGCGTTATCCACACCGACTTCCAAAAGGGCTTCATCAAGGCCGAGGTCATCTCCTTCGCCGACCTCGTAGAAACCGGCTCCGTAGCCGAAGCCCGCGCCGCCGGCAAGGCGCGCATGGAGGGCAAGGACTATGTGATGCAGGACGGGGATGTGGTGGAGTTCCGGTTCAACGTCTAA
- a CDS encoding 4-hydroxy-3-methylbut-2-enyl diphosphate reductase, which yields MTSSPSPTPATTPGEAASRRRVLLAAPRGYCAGVDRAVIAVEKAIEQYGAPVYVRHEIVHNKYVVKTLEKKGAIFVEETEEVPEGNIVIFSAHGVAPAVHEEAKRGKLATIDATCPLVTKVHKEAVRYANEDYDILLIGHEGHEEVIGTSGEAPEHITLVDGPKDVENVEVRDPDKVVWLSQTTLSVDETMETVDALKGRYPNLLSPPSDDICYATQNRQIAVKQMGAEADLVIVVGSKNSSNSVRLVEVALGAGARDAHLVDYADEIDEAWLEGVGTVGVTSGASVPDILVHGVLDWLAARGYEDVETLTAAEESIHFSLPKELRRDLRAEAKAATED from the coding sequence ATGACTTCCTCGCCCAGCCCGACTCCCGCCACCACCCCGGGCGAAGCCGCTTCGCGCCGCAGGGTCCTGCTCGCCGCCCCGCGTGGCTACTGCGCGGGCGTGGACCGCGCCGTCATCGCCGTCGAGAAGGCCATCGAGCAGTACGGCGCGCCCGTCTACGTACGCCACGAGATCGTGCACAACAAGTACGTCGTGAAGACCCTTGAGAAGAAGGGCGCCATCTTCGTCGAGGAGACGGAAGAGGTGCCCGAGGGCAACATCGTCATCTTCTCGGCGCACGGCGTCGCCCCGGCCGTCCACGAAGAGGCCAAGCGCGGCAAGCTCGCCACCATCGACGCGACCTGCCCGCTGGTCACCAAGGTCCACAAGGAAGCGGTCCGCTACGCCAACGAGGACTACGACATCCTCCTGATCGGCCACGAGGGCCACGAAGAGGTCATCGGCACCAGCGGGGAGGCGCCCGAGCACATCACCCTCGTCGACGGCCCGAAGGACGTCGAGAACGTCGAGGTCCGCGACCCGGACAAGGTCGTCTGGCTCTCCCAGACCACCCTCTCGGTCGACGAGACCATGGAGACGGTGGACGCCCTCAAGGGCCGCTACCCCAACCTCCTCTCGCCGCCCAGCGACGACATCTGCTACGCCACCCAGAACCGTCAGATCGCGGTGAAGCAGATGGGCGCCGAGGCCGATCTGGTCATCGTCGTCGGCTCCAAGAACTCCTCGAACTCCGTGCGCCTCGTCGAGGTGGCGCTGGGCGCCGGCGCCCGCGACGCCCATCTGGTCGACTACGCCGACGAGATCGACGAGGCCTGGCTGGAGGGGGTCGGCACGGTCGGCGTCACCTCCGGCGCCTCCGTCCCCGACATCCTCGTCCACGGTGTCCTGGACTGGCTCGCCGCGCGCGGCTACGAGGACGTCGAGACCCTCACGGCCGCCGAGGAGTCCATCCACTTCTCGCTGCCCAAGGAGCTCCGCCGCGACCTGCGCGCCGAGGCCAAGGCGGCCACCGAGGACTGA